From Saccharomyces kudriavzevii IFO 1802 strain IFO1802 genome assembly, chromosome: 13, a single genomic window includes:
- the DLT1 gene encoding Dlt1p (similar to Saccharomyces cerevisiae DLT1 (YMR126C); ancestral locus Anc_2.412): MSGLAKLKSWLYKASLFISLILLIGFSVVLPIDSIAQASKSENNAFNTFIVVGALVVFGVFCIVIIIGRMLLHKSCLKDIPRRYIPITPADLPHRSSREAVLQNMERSKELTILLKKPKDPVVHDGLEPPKRCDDPSNEKLFPEYLNYADCIKSLTDRLKYHGLFLNNLDVRMKLEDTFADVVNSQFVNHNANRIQLQKAKEFIDLYETIRFSGKDVTRNQFIKFVELCLYFGDMSLTRDTSFANLRHFKLNDSSNYAGTNESKYSINPFDENEYAQEDMHYFPEPPTHLVRESSRSTVARHISSGADVTKSEERPFETDFDCNAFRDKLAQVDSYRSVIRH; encoded by the coding sequence ATGTCTGGATTAGCCAAACTCAAGTCGTGGTTATATAAAGCTTCCCTCTTCATATCATTGATACTTTTGATCGGGTTTTCGGTAGTATTGCCCATAGATTCCATTGCGCAAGCTTCTAAATCGGAAAATAATGCTTTTAATACATTCATTGTTGTTGGAGCTTTAGTTGTTTTTGGTGTCTTTTGTatcgttattattattggaAGAATGCTACTTCATAAGAGCTGTTTAAAAGATATTCCGAGAAGATATATTCCAATCACACCGGCTGATCTTCCCCATCGTTCCAGTCGAGAAGCAGTATTACAAAATATGGAAAGGTCCAAGGAATTAACAATCCTTCTCAAAAAACCGAAGGATCCAGTTGTTCATGATGGACTGGAACCTCCAAAGAGATGTGATGACCCATCGAATGAAAAGTTATTTCCAGAATACTTAAACTATGCTGATTGCATAAAGAGTCTAACGGATAGACTGAAATATCATGGATTGTTTTTAAACAATCTAGATGTTAGAATGAAGTTGGAGGATACGTTTGCTGACGTGGTGAACTCTCAATTTGTTAATCATAATGCCAATAGGATTCAGTTGCAAAAAGCTAAGGAGTTTATTGACTTATATGAAACGATTAGATTTTCAGGTAAAGATGTTACAAGAAAccaatttatcaaatttgttgaattATGTCTTTATTTTGGGGATATGTCGTTAACAAGGGACACTTCATTTGCAAATTTGCGACATTTCAAATTAAACGACAGTTCAAATTATGCTGGAACAAATGAATCAAAGTATTCAATCAATccatttgatgaaaacgaGTACGCTCAAGAGGATATGCATTACTTTCCAGAACCACCCACGCATTTGGTTAGAGAAAGTAGCAGAAGCACTGTGGCAAGGCATATTTCATCTGGTGCAGACGTAACTAAGTCTGAAGAACGTCCCTTCGAGACCGATTTCGATTGTAATGCATTTCGCGACAAGCTTGCCCAAGTGGACAGTTATAGAAGTGTAATTCGTCACTAA
- the STO1 gene encoding Sto1p (similar to Saccharomyces cerevisiae STO1 (YMR125W); ancestral locus Anc_2.413) has protein sequence MFNRKRRGDFDEDENYRDFRPRMPKRQRIPPVVQLCKEMMPDIRTIGESVKAFEDDIKFLSEAIMNEYGHEDYFNNALLSTFNAVIVEQPQKQAAVALLTMVVNSKNNVAGKSIINYFFEELQKWCKETYNEEFKNTSNETGPWNKIKLIVRFLSILSPMFLVDEIINIYKNLFELSIKLNNLDPDNRVPVSEAIYTNTLLNIPYLFFFNKNNEDLRTKVEELLAYVEQNYRTKTVDINLLREYNNESPYEMVELVQVVLPNVKKALMNNMEQLNELFPNWNHLLTPQTGDEGFNDALTLPTVEQLKTFLRLEKGFGSVDSMWKTPRHAFHVYLPNSAGNFETVVPINTYAGQLFNDIIIDLVQSLEFNRKEVARQVITLDLFFKAGIFTEPGESIAQLISNYEDNPLTPTFKIEDLAIETILGLIFKLPSVSQPFAYFYTLLVDICQNSPKAIAPVFGRAFRFFYNHLDSLDFELKLRYLDWFSIQMSNFNFSWKWNEWEDDSVKFGKYFYNPKVNFARSLIQKELRLTSNFSEVEDSLPEEFTKYLDTSYIPRDQLVSYYQTLFSGYTVEEDSIRKNDLYFRQEGVPMENTVRKILDYTHKANNSRDVTELESILEELKNEHGSIITDFDRFVIILLVQAVVDSGSRSLSHANKYISDLKEDLKTIFAKIELDVEAKEYIIIEAVLTFWNANPQTGFLVADAFKYAGLITSKTIFTFIFNETGFENNGLVEATAIEAVFRNLSQQISEENESENNFEFVFERLCTIVNNTIDLLNVTNDDDIEIPEVNNEMDVDDVEDDKLDLKWKCVTAIGFIKSILRRYSYEYRELADKFIAGIDNAIPHEPTRRTILNWIQETKKI, from the exons atgTTTAACAGGAAGAGAAGAGGAG ATTTCGATGAAGACGAGAATTACCGTGATTTTAGGCCTCGCATGCCCAAAAGACAGAGAATCCCCCCTGTTGTTCAGCTATGTAAAGAAATGATGCCTGATATACGTACTATTGGTGAATCTGTCAAAGCTTTCGAGGACGATATTAAATTCCTGAGTGAAGCTATAATGAATGAGTACGGTCATGAAGATTATTTCAATAATGCCCTATTGAGCACTTTCAATGCTGTTATTGTCGAACAACCGCAAAAGCAAGCCGCTGTTGCCTTATTAACCATGGTTGTTaattcaaagaataatGTTGCTGGGAAGAGTATTATCAAttacttttttgaagaattacaAAAATGGTGTAAGGAGACATATAATGAGGAATTTAAAAATACATCAAATGAAACTGGGCCATGGAATAAGATTAAATTGATCGTGAGATTCTTGTCTATTCTATCACCAATGTTTTTGGTCGATGAAATAATCAATATTTATAAGAATTTATTCGAATTGAGTATCAAATTGAACAACCTGGATCCAGATAACAGAGTCCCAGTGTCTGAGGCGATCTACACTAACACTTTGCTAAACATCCCAtacttgttcttcttcaataaaaataatgaggATTTAAGAACAAAAGTGGAAGAGTTACTTGCATACGTCGAACAGAATTATCGAACTAAAACAGTGGATATAAACTTGTTGAGGGAATACAACAATGAATCGCCATACGAAATGGTGGAACTTGTTCAAGTCGTATTGCCAAACGTCAAGAAAGCGCTGATGAATAACATGGAGCAGCTGAATGAATTATTTCCTAATTGGAATCATTTGTTAACTCCCCAAACTGGTGACGAAGGATTTAATGACGCTTTGACGCTTCCAACAGTGGAACAGTTGAAAACTTTTCTGCGTTTAGAAAAAGGCTTTGGTTCTGTTGATAGCATGTGGAAAACACCAAGACATGCTTTCCATGTCTATTTACCAAATTCTGCTGGTAATTTCGAAACCGTAGTTCCTATCAACACATATGCTGGTCAATTATTCAATGACATCATTATCGATCTAGTGCAAAGTTTAGAATTTAATAGAAAGGAAGTGGCAAGACAGGTAATAACTTTggatctttttttcaaagctgGTATCTTTACAGAACCTGGTGAATCGATCGCTCAACTGATCTCTAACTATGAAGATAATCCACTGACACCTACTTTTAAGATAGAAGACTTGGCTATCGAAACTATTCTAGGACTTATCTTCAAGTTGCCTAGCGTTTCTCAGCCTTTTGCGTACTTTTACACTTTGTTAGTGGATATTTGCCAAAATTCTCCAAAAGCAATTGCTCCTGTATTCGGTAGAGCGTTTAGGTTTTTTTACAATCATTTGGATTCGTTAGACTTTGAACTAAAATTAAGGTATTTGGATTGgttttcaattcaaatGAGTAActtcaacttttcttggaaatggAATGAATGGGAAGATGATTCGGTGAAATTTGGAAAGTATTTTTATAATCCGAAGGTGAACTTTGCTAGAAGCCTAATTCAGAAAGAGCTACGGTTGACatcgaatttttcagaggTAGAAGACAGCTTGCCTGAAGAATTCACGAAATATTTGGATACTTCTTATATTCCAAGGGATCAATTAGTTAGCTACTATCAAACATTATTCAGTGGCTACACTGTAGAAGAAGATTCaattagaaaaaatgatcTATACTTTAGACAGGAAGGGGTCCCTATGGAGAATACAGTTCGTAAGATTTTAGACTATACTCACAAAGCAAACAATTCTAGAGATGTTACTGAATTAGAAAGCATTTTAGAAGAACTGAAGAATGAGCATGGTTCCATAATTACTGACTTTGACAGATTTGTTATCATACTATTAGTTCAGGCTGTGGTAGACTCAGGTAGTAGATCTCTCTCACATGCTAACAAGTATATTAGTGATTTGAAAGAGGATTTAAAGACCATATTTGCCAAGATTGAACTAGATGTCGAAGCAAAAGAGTATATTATAATTGAGGCTGTCCTGACATTCTGGAATGCGAATCCCCAAACAGGTTTCCTTGTGGCAGATGCTTTCAAATACGCAGGTTTGATTACTTCCAAAACAATCTTTACCTTTATATTTAATGAAACTGGTTTTGAGAATAACGGGTTGGTTGAAGCTACCGCCATTGAAGCTGTCTTTAGGAACTTATCCCAGCAAAtttcagaagaaaatgaaagcgagaataattttgaatttgtgTTTGAAAGATTATGCACCATTGTCAACAACACTATAGACTTATTAAATGTTACTAATGATGACGACATTGAGATACCAGAAGTAAACAATGAAATGGACGTTGATGATGTCGAAGATGATAAATTGGATTTAAAATGGAAGTGCGTTACAGCCATTGGATTTATTAAGAGTATATTAAGAAGGTATTCCTATGAATATCGTGAATTAGCAGATAAATTCATTGCCGGCATTGATAATGCTATTCCACATGAGCCAACAAGGAgaacaattttgaattggaTCCAAGaaacgaagaagatttga
- the EPO1 gene encoding Epo1p (similar to Saccharomyces cerevisiae YLR031W and YMR124W; ancestral locus Anc_2.414), with translation MDAGLSSMAPRNGQFSARAQLRNNLLNNDMGNIDIQEETAISGNKAASNNSNQPFSIPQQQKQQQQQQYYRNDTNEVPMQQQRQMQMYPQQQQYNFGYPNPSMNGIPVIQHNLNKPSPTNTHNNTNNKKAHSLTQSSFSNFFKHKHQFGKSKKNARGGGRDGNGDGDDDDDVILEDSANPDLTFHDIQTFGHKGGDKYGYGGDSAPIIPTLVTKDRGNMTNTEYRKYITNQRKTAMNAMAKQAPPRAMSLQSFPNGNPAMQAPTPHPQFQPNNVANSNYSRANSLMSGPPRQIQQPLQQQRMPPVNYYNSRSGQLQNHSQSAVRHGQQQPQQPRAMSLTNAARYSSQNSRSFLPQQRQQPQSVPENHRTMSLQTQNVPQALNRYIPNDNDRRDLLTKQPTGQSLTSVRSNSAHSILNAQSKLPIASSSSSSSSVDATAASDLVKQRSSPLKNQMNNNQSVENKGKLNILQLSAAQQIELKEKERKLAEMEKSLRERELLIKEKERARKILEAGQTEDTSGEMDDLNLRPTSALESGLKDLTLEGEGVPGNRTSLATFSSTFSDSPSKQKIINTRTGMYKLENSTDINEYVTAQEFPPPGQDEANLNNDETNTINEDNSGHNSSNRESLLQSIPERHPKRNISDATVRQCQSNSDNRRLSNVNISMNQENINNDTFLYKKDNHDGHLSTASYMSSSSHRSFISSTQPLNIGSTSESDNFIPNMDGSPSKKKVAPTTDSKDHANHAEEDFSFDNTLAKPYQPLHARGGKNTLAEVANGENGSQPKMITISGEQLNLITENKELMNELTLVSTELAESIKRETELEERIRLYETDNSTSNFDDTSSVSFSDFEKELRKKSGKIVQLIQQLNDERLKRFIAEEQLLLQENGTKPSSIELVGRIENLNKLIEERDSEIEMLKSHLQ, from the coding sequence ATGGACGCAGGTTTATCGTCCATGGCTCCAAGAAACGGCCAGTTTTCTGCAAGGGCCCAATTAAGAAATAATCTGCTAAATAATGATATGGGAAACATTgatattcaagaagaaactgcCATTTCAGGAAACAAGGCTGCTAGTAATAACAGCAATCAACCTTTTTCCATTCCACAGCAGCAGaagcagcaacagcaacagcaatacTACCGTAACGATACCAATGAGGTCCCGATGCAGCAGCAACGTCAAATGCAAATGTATCcgcaacagcaacaataCAACTTCGGGTATCCTAATCCGTCTATGAATGGAATACCTGTAATACAGCATAACCTGAACAAACCTTCGCCAACCAATACGCAcaataatactaataataaaaaagcGCATTCTTTAACTCAAAGCTCAttctccaattttttcaaacatAAGCACCAATTTGGgaagtcaaaaaaaaatgcaagagGAGGAGGACGTGATGGAAAcggtgatggtgatgacgacgacgacgtGATTTTGGAAGACTCCGCAAATCCAGACCTAACATTCCATGATATCCAGACTTTCGGTCACAAAGGTGGCGACAAATACGGATACGGTGGTGATTCTGCGCCCATCATTCCCACACTAGTGACGAAAGATCGCGGCAATATGACCAACACGGAATATAGAAAGTATATTACTAACCAAAGGAAAACTGCGATGAATGCCATGGCAAAACAAGCACCTCCCAGAGCAATGTCTTTGCAAAGTTTCCCGAATGGTAATCCTGCAATGCAAGCCCCCACCCCTCATCCCCAATTTCAACCGAATAACGTCGCGAACTCTAACTATTCAAGAGcaaattcattgatgaGTGGGCCTCCTAGACAAATTCAGCAGCCACTGCAACAGCAAAGGATGCCTCCAGTGAATTATTATAACAGTCGTTCGGGTCAATTACAGAATCATTCTCAATCTGCTGTGCGTCATGGTCAACAGCAACCCCAACAACCGCGTGCTATGTCATTAACCAATGCTGCAAGATATTCGTCTCAAAACTCTAGATCATTTCTACCTCAACAGAGACAACAACCTCAATCTGTACCCGAAAACCATCGTACAATGTCATTGCAAACTCAAAACGTCCCCCAAGCACTTAATCGATACATACCAAATGATAACGATCGTAGAGATTTACTCACGAAGCAACCAACGGGCCAATCGCTAACTTCTGTTAGAAGTAATTCCGCTCATTCAATACTAAACGCACAAAGTAAACTTCCGATTGcatcttcctcctcctcctcctcttcaGTAGATGCCACAGCAGCCTCTGATTTGGTAAAACAAAGGTCTTCgccattgaaaaatcaaatgaacaataatcaatcTGTTGAAAATAAGGGGAAATTGAACATTTTGCAATTATCTGCCGCTCAGCAAATTGAATTAAAggagaaggaaagaaaattagCTGAAATGGAAAAGTCCTTGCGTGAGAGAGAATTattaataaaagaaaaagaaagggctagaaaaattcttgaagctGGTCAAACCGAGGACACTTCAGGTGAAATGGACGATTTGAATTTACGACCTACAAGCGCGCTGGAATCAGGTTTAAAAGACCTTACTTTGGAAGGTGAAGGTGTACCGGGCAATAGAACATCTTTAGCTACTTTTTCGTCCACTTTTAGTGACTCTCCCTCCAAACAGAAAATTATTAATACCAGGACTGGCATGTATAAACTAGAAAACTCCACCGATATTAATGAATACGTTACTGCGCAAGAGTTTCCTCCACCTGGACAAGATGAGGCgaatttgaataatgatgagaCCAACACTATAAATGAAGACAACTCCGGCCACAATAGCAGTAATAGAGAATCCCTGCTACAATCCATACCGGAAAGGcatccaaaaagaaacatttCGGATGCTACTGTCAGGCAGTGCCAATCTAATAGTGACAATAGGAGATTGAGCAATGTCAACATATCCATGAATCAAGAGAATATCAACAACGACACATTTCTGtataaaaaagataatcATGATGGTCATTTATCAACGGCTTCCTACATGTCTAGCTCTTCCCATAGGTCATTTATTTCAAGTACGCAACCGTTGAATATTGGTTCCACCTCAGAATCTGATAATTTCATACCAAATATGGATGGTTCACCttctaaaaagaaagtcGCTCCAACCACCGATAGCAAAGACCACGCAAATCACGCTGAAGAGGACTTCAGTTTTGATAACACTTTGGCTAAACCATACCAGCCATTACATGCCAGAGGGGGAAAGAACACTCTCGCTGAAGTGGCCAATGGAGAAAATGGCTCCCAACCTAAGATGATAACAATATCTGGTGAGCAACTGAACTTAATAACAGAAAACAAGGAATTGATGAATGAACTGACACTTGTGTCCACCGAATTAGCAGAATCGATAAAGAGAGAAActgaattggaagaaaggATACGGTTGTATGAAACTGATAATTCAACGTCAAACTTTGATGACACTTCAAGTGTATCtttttctgattttgaaaaagaattaagGAAGAAGTCTGGCAAAATTGTGCAATTAATTCAACAACTAAATGATGAGAGGTTGAAGAGGTTCATTGCCGAGGAGCAACTGTtgcttcaagaaaatggcaCGAAGCCAAGTTCTATAGAATTGGTTGGAAGGATTGAAAACTTGAATAAACTTATTGAGGAGAGAGATTCGGAAATTGAAATGCTCAAAAGTCACTTACAATAA